From Candidatus Binatia bacterium:
GCCTCCCCTGCCCTTACAGACGCCGGTCTTCTTCCCCATCAACTCCGCGACCAGCGGATCGATTGCCGCGCCCTTGGCGATGGGATGGCCGTGCGACCGGTGCGTGCCCGCCATGTAATCGCTCTGTCGCAGCGCCATGCACGCGCCGACCGAGGCCGCCTCTTGCCCCACGCTGGTATGCACCGCGCCCTGGATGGTCCCCGCGCTGAGCAGGCGGCACGCCTCATCCTCGAAGTATCGGATGCGCAGCAGGCGGCGATACATTTCGATCAGATCTGCATGCTTCAAGCTCACGCCGTCACCTCTCGATCGCGGATCGTGGTTTTTTGATCCTTGCCTTTTTCCTACTGTTCCCATCGGAAAAGAGTGCGCCGCGCAGCAAACGTTGGAAGGCGCGAATGGCGGCCTCATACTGCCCGCGGTGCCGCACCTGAGAACGCAGCCAGACCAGACCGAACAACGAGGACAGCACCAGGTCCACGACCGCTTCGGTGTCCACCTCCAGTGCGATCTCGCCGCGCTCTCGCCCGGCCGCCAACAGCTGCGCGAAGAAGCGGCGGATCGCCCGGGTGTCGGTGTTCAAAATCTCACTGAGGTCGGGGTGCCGCTCGATTTCCAACGAAGCGGTTGCCGCGAAATGCGCCACCGCGGGATGGTTGCTGGTGACGGCCAGCGCCGCCTCCAGTCCGGCGCAGAGCTGGTCGACGCAGGTGGTCTCTTCAGTAAAGGCGCGCCGGTACACACCGACCAGGGTGTCGTGGACGTGGCGATGCACCGCGGCGAACAGCTCGGCCTTCGACTCGAAATAATGGTACAGCGCACCGGTGGTCAGTCCCGCGATGCGCGCGATATCCTGGTTGCTGGTCTTGGAGTAGCCGTGCTCAGCGAAGCACTGGCAGGCGGCTTCGATGATGCGTGCCCGCGTCTCTTCACTCACCGCGCCGCGCGGGCGCCCCGCACCCTTCTGGGTCCGCGGGCACGGGTGCGCAGCCTTTGCCGCTCCCTGAATCCGGTTACGGACAGGCAGTATGGCGGTGGGTCGTCCGTGCACGCGTGAGGTGGGCTGCATTGAAGGCATTCCGCATTGAACGACAATGAGAAATATATTGACCGGTTAATTATAGGATGATCGCATCCGCGTCAATGCGGAATTCAGGCGAACGGCGCCAGAAACGGAATGGCTCGACGCGTGCGGGCCTGCCGAGATGTTCGGCGGCTTGCCGGGGGCCGTCGAACTCGAGATGGTGGCGCAGAAGGGGGGCGCCAACGAGGGCATCAACAGCAGATTCAGGAGCTCACCGGCTCGCTGGGGATTCCGTAGCGCTCCTGGTACTGCGCGTAACGCCGGCGTTCCGTCGCCTCGTCGAGTCCACCGAGGCTGAGCGCGTAGGTGTGGCGGCCATGCTTGTCGGCGCGGTTGTCGGCCAGGAAACGGCGCATACGCGCTTCCGCCTCGGCCGACAGCGCCATACCGAAATGCCGGTACATCCGTCGGACCATCGCGATCTCGTCGCGCATGAACTCGCCGAAGGCGACGTCGAACACCTGTTCCGCCGCCACCCGGCCGCTGTCGCGCACACGCATCGTTCGGTTGAGCCCGTCGGCGAGCCGTACGGTCCAATCGCGGCCGATCTCGTGCGGGTCGATGTCGTCGGTGGCGATGCTGCGCAGGGTGCACACGAGGCTGACGAGCGAAGCGATCACTTTCAGCGGGTCGCGATGGGTCTGCACGATCCGCGCGTCCGGGTAGACGGCAAGCAGCGCATCCAAGGCCCAGAGATGGCCGGGGGACTTCAGCACCCACTGCCGCGCCGTAACCTTCCACTGCAAGTACTGCAGCCAGCGGCGGTGCGAGGCGTACACCCATCGGTGGTCCGCCTGCTCGAGCCAGGCCTGGTAGCTCGGCACCCGGTACGCGGTGTGCCACACCATGCTGGCAAACTCGTGCTGGGTGATGGCGACGCACTCCTGCGGCAGACGCGCGCCCATAGGATGAATCGACTTGAAGTCCGGCAGCAACTGGTCGGTGCGGGCAAGACGGCGCTCGACCTGGTCAATACGCGGATCGGTCTCGAACGTCGCCTGCTCGGGCGGCGGAAAGGGGTGCATCACCTCCCACGTCATCGGCACCCGGTTCGCCGGGTCCTGCGCCAGCAGCTCGTGCAGAATCGAGGTGCCCGTCCGCGGCAGTCCCAGGATGAAAAGCGGCCGTTCGACCGGATCAGCCGCAATCGCCGGATTGCGCTTGCAGACGTCCACCATGCGCAAACGGTTGGCCAGCAGACGACCGCATTCGCCACGTTCGATAAGGCGGCCAAGCGGGGTCAGATGGGCTTCCTGCTCGAATGAGGCACAGAGACGGCGGAGCGGATCGCGGAAAGTGTCATCACCGAAATCGTCGAGACCGGTCCGCCGGCATGCTTTGGCCACCAAACTGTCGGCGTCCAGGGGGAAAAGCGGCAGTCCGAGTCGGCGCAGCCCTGCACCCGCGCCGTTCAGCAACCGGAGCCCGAGCGGCCGGGCCGTGCGTGACGCGGTCACAGCTCCGACACGTTCCGCAGCGAGCACCGGATCTCTCCCGCCTCGGACTCGGGCAAGAGTATGCGCCAGAAGATCGTACCCAGCATGTGCCCCTCGGTGTCGAGCCAGTTGGCCACTCCGGGATTGCGGTGGGCGATGACGACGCGAAAGGAGCCATCCGATTCGAACGTCATCTGTTGGCGGTTCAAAGACGTGCGGCGGAAGCGGTACTCGAGCGTCTGTAAGTGCATGTTCCACAGCATGACGTTGGCGAAGCGACAGGCCGGCAGCCGCCCTTCCATCACCAGCGCCTCGTCGGGTTGAAGCAGGTACGGTGCCATGGCGTAGTAGATGTCGACGGCACCCCACGCGGCGACACCGGACGCGCCGAACCGGGCGGGGCGCGGCAGGACGTTGGGCACACGCGACACGAACGAGTACTCGGGCCCCTGGCCCGGCTTCGGCATGTCGAGCGTGTTGCCGCGCAGGAAGCCGCCGAGGGCGCGGAAGCGTGCGGCCATCTTGGCATCGGTCCAGGGAGCCGGCATGCCGGGGTCGTCGAGCCGATCGATGCGCAGGCGCACGAACACATCCGGATCGGCGGCAACGCTCCGAGGACGCTCGAAGTAGTGGCGCGTGATCACCGACGTGGCACCGGCTTCGAGCTTGATCCAGTTGCCTTTGTGTTCCTGCGGCGACAAGGTGATCTCGTAGCCGCCGTCGCTGCCGACGGTGAAATCACGGTCGCTCACCTCCCCTATCACCTTCTCGAGGCTGCCACCGCCGGGGTCGGTGGCGTGCACGGTGAACGATGTGTAC
This genomic window contains:
- a CDS encoding thiamine pyrophosphate-dependent enzyme, with product MYRRLLRIRYFEDEACRLLSAGTIQGAVHTSVGQEAASVGACMALRQSDYMAGTHRSHGHPIAKGAAIDPLVAELMGKKTGVCKGRGG
- a CDS encoding TetR/AcrR family transcriptional regulator, which translates into the protein MSEETRARIIEAACQCFAEHGYSKTSNQDIARIAGLTTGALYHYFESKAELFAAVHRHVHDTLVGVYRRAFTEETTCVDQLCAGLEAALAVTSNHPAVAHFAATASLEIERHPDLSEILNTDTRAIRRFFAQLLAAGRERGEIALEVDTEAVVDLVLSSLFGLVWLRSQVRHRGQYEAAIRAFQRLLRGALFSDGNSRKKARIKKPRSAIER
- a CDS encoding sulfotransferase, whose translation is MTASRTARPLGLRLLNGAGAGLRRLGLPLFPLDADSLVAKACRRTGLDDFGDDTFRDPLRRLCASFEQEAHLTPLGRLIERGECGRLLANRLRMVDVCKRNPAIAADPVERPLFILGLPRTGTSILHELLAQDPANRVPMTWEVMHPFPPPEQATFETDPRIDQVERRLARTDQLLPDFKSIHPMGARLPQECVAITQHEFASMVWHTAYRVPSYQAWLEQADHRWVYASHRRWLQYLQWKVTARQWVLKSPGHLWALDALLAVYPDARIVQTHRDPLKVIASLVSLVCTLRSIATDDIDPHEIGRDWTVRLADGLNRTMRVRDSGRVAAEQVFDVAFGEFMRDEIAMVRRMYRHFGMALSAEAEARMRRFLADNRADKHGRHTYALSLGGLDEATERRRYAQYQERYGIPSEPVSS
- a CDS encoding DUF1214 domain-containing protein, with amino-acid sequence MSSFAPETRQAFHELLDLLREIGDTHFTPERGIIEEVTAAEGYRFLIHLLAAGCENRIDGDPERPMFTRVVSPQRKVLGDNPDAIYYWTRIDGAGSYRIRGFLDGAVYTSFTVHATDPGGGSLEKVIGEVSDRDFTVGSDGGYEITLSPQEHKGNWIKLEAGATSVITRHYFERPRSVAADPDVFVRLRIDRLDDPGMPAPWTDAKMAARFRALGGFLRGNTLDMPKPGQGPEYSFVSRVPNVLPRPARFGASGVAAWGAVDIYYAMAPYLLQPDEALVMEGRLPACRFANVMLWNMHLQTLEYRFRRTSLNRQQMTFESDGSFRVVIAHRNPGVANWLDTEGHMLGTIFWRILLPESEAGEIRCSLRNVSEL